The Achromobacter deleyi genome has a window encoding:
- a CDS encoding dipeptide ABC transporter ATP-binding protein, which yields MKTTSVNREAGQAPALKISGLTVQAGSGAARRPVIENISFEVYPGETLCVVGESGSGKSVTSLAAMGLLPKGVLAATAGSIVLGNDDVLQASPDRLRALRASRIAMVFQEPMTALNPVQKVGRQIDEVLRLHSRLGASERRKQVLAMLESVHLPDVERVYNAYPHQLSGGQRQRIVIAMALILKPQVLIADEPTTALDVTTQKQILTLIRELQEQQRTAVVFITHDFGVVAEIADRIVVMNRGSVVETGTRDQILARPSQAYTRMLVSSVPSLVPQHKAAPSGEKVLEIIGLDKTYKEKPLFGAARVVAAARDVSLTVRRGEIAGVVGESGSGKSTVARCVVRLIEPSAGAIFLKDEDIVQVSSAQMRLRRTRVQMIFQDPYRSLNPRRQVGDSLIEGLVNFGVPGAEAREKAAQALELVGLGRDVMQRYPHQFSGGQRQRLCIARAVVMEPDLLVADEAVSALDVSVQDQVLKLLEEIRARTGVAILFITHDLRVAAQICDSIVVMRKGCVVESGPAARVLTAPQEAYTRDLIEAAPGRDWDFRNFRALRAA from the coding sequence ATGAAAACGACATCCGTTAATCGTGAGGCAGGCCAGGCGCCTGCGCTGAAAATCTCGGGACTCACCGTGCAAGCCGGTAGCGGCGCCGCCCGCCGTCCGGTGATCGAGAACATTTCGTTCGAGGTCTATCCGGGCGAAACCCTGTGCGTGGTGGGCGAATCCGGTTCGGGAAAATCGGTTACCTCGCTGGCCGCCATGGGGTTGTTGCCCAAAGGCGTGCTTGCCGCGACGGCTGGCAGCATCGTGCTCGGCAATGATGATGTGCTGCAGGCTTCGCCTGACCGGCTGCGCGCCCTGCGTGCTTCCCGGATCGCGATGGTGTTTCAAGAACCCATGACGGCATTGAATCCGGTGCAAAAGGTGGGCAGGCAGATTGATGAGGTGTTGCGCCTGCATAGCCGCCTGGGCGCATCCGAGCGGCGCAAGCAGGTATTGGCGATGCTGGAGTCAGTGCATTTGCCGGACGTCGAACGGGTCTACAACGCCTACCCGCATCAATTGTCAGGTGGACAGCGGCAGCGCATCGTGATTGCGATGGCCCTGATCCTGAAGCCGCAAGTATTGATCGCGGATGAGCCTACCACCGCGTTGGACGTGACCACGCAAAAGCAGATCCTGACCCTGATCCGGGAGCTCCAGGAACAGCAACGGACCGCCGTGGTGTTCATTACGCACGACTTCGGTGTGGTGGCGGAGATTGCCGATCGCATTGTGGTCATGAATCGAGGCAGCGTGGTCGAGACGGGCACGCGCGATCAGATCCTTGCCCGGCCGTCGCAGGCGTATACGCGCATGCTGGTGTCCTCGGTCCCCAGCCTGGTGCCGCAGCATAAGGCGGCGCCGAGCGGCGAGAAAGTGCTGGAGATCATCGGGCTCGACAAGACCTACAAGGAAAAACCGTTATTCGGCGCGGCACGCGTGGTTGCGGCAGCCAGGGACGTTTCCTTGACCGTGAGGCGCGGCGAGATTGCCGGGGTGGTGGGTGAGTCGGGATCGGGCAAATCGACCGTCGCACGCTGCGTGGTCAGGCTGATAGAACCTAGCGCGGGCGCCATTTTCCTCAAGGACGAGGACATCGTGCAGGTATCGAGTGCCCAGATGCGACTGCGCCGTACCCGTGTGCAGATGATCTTCCAGGATCCCTATCGTTCGCTGAATCCCCGCCGCCAGGTGGGCGATTCGCTGATCGAGGGCCTGGTCAACTTTGGCGTTCCAGGCGCCGAAGCACGCGAGAAGGCGGCGCAGGCACTGGAACTGGTGGGCCTTGGGCGCGACGTGATGCAACGCTATCCCCACCAGTTCTCGGGTGGCCAACGTCAACGCCTGTGCATTGCGCGCGCCGTGGTGATGGAGCCGGATCTGCTGGTGGCCGATGAGGCCGTTTCCGCCCTGGACGTTTCGGTTCAGGATCAGGTCCTGAAGCTGCTTGAGGAGATCCGCGCCCGCACTGGCGTGGCGATCCTGTTCATCACGCACGATTTACGCGTGGCGGCCCAGATCTGCGACAGCATTGTGGTCATGCGGAAGGGATGCGTCGTTGAGTCCGGCCCTGCGGCCCGGGTGCTGACCGCTCCGCAGGAGGCGTACACGCGCGATCTGATCGAGGCCGCGCCCGGCCGGGATTGGGATTTCCGCAACTTCCGCGCCTTGCGCGCGGCGTGA
- a CDS encoding alanine racemase yields MNHFVSEDIVATRAHAPLDACVKGMPGLIGSVPIEDIANQGWNVLREDLPLPLAVIRQDALHHNSDWMRRFLEERGSLFAPHGKTTMSPQLFDLQRRDGAWGITLATCHQVQVAREFGAKRIVLANQLVGKQSVAYILESLRDDPGFDFYCLVDDAAHVAALAQAAREADIGRPLQVLLEVGYAGGRTGCRDDAGVQAVIAALKQASPYLALRGVEGFEGLIKPLPGQDVETQIAAFLARMVATVQACEAAQAFSDGPILLSAGGSSFYDLVTRHFSSLRLSREHLVLTRSGCYLTHDAHLYKEAFARLRDRSPDVGSLGDGLRPALEVWGYVQSRPEPGKVIVNLGKRDISPDHMPPVMGWFRPAANAELAAGAAPSSLAHGHVATGLDDQHCHMSVPVDSPLRVGDMVCFGISHPCLTFDKWEAILMVDERYDVVGAVRTYF; encoded by the coding sequence ATGAACCATTTCGTATCGGAAGACATTGTGGCCACACGCGCGCATGCGCCCCTTGATGCCTGCGTGAAGGGCATGCCGGGCCTGATCGGGTCGGTGCCCATCGAAGATATCGCGAATCAGGGATGGAACGTACTGCGCGAGGATTTGCCGCTGCCGCTGGCGGTGATCAGGCAGGACGCCTTGCATCACAACAGTGATTGGATGCGCCGGTTCCTGGAAGAGCGCGGCTCCCTCTTCGCGCCCCACGGCAAGACCACGATGAGCCCGCAGTTGTTCGATCTGCAACGCCGCGATGGAGCCTGGGGCATTACGTTGGCGACCTGCCATCAGGTCCAGGTGGCGCGCGAGTTCGGCGCAAAGCGGATTGTGCTGGCGAACCAGCTGGTCGGAAAACAGTCTGTCGCGTACATCCTGGAGTCGCTGCGCGACGACCCGGGCTTCGATTTCTATTGCCTGGTTGACGACGCGGCGCATGTGGCGGCGTTGGCGCAGGCCGCCAGAGAGGCCGATATCGGCCGGCCCCTGCAAGTGCTGCTTGAAGTGGGATATGCCGGCGGCCGCACCGGGTGCCGGGACGATGCCGGCGTGCAAGCAGTAATCGCCGCATTGAAGCAGGCGTCCCCTTATCTGGCGCTGCGCGGGGTGGAAGGATTTGAAGGACTGATCAAGCCTTTGCCCGGCCAGGATGTGGAAACGCAGATCGCGGCCTTTCTCGCCCGCATGGTTGCCACCGTGCAGGCATGTGAAGCCGCGCAGGCATTTTCCGACGGCCCGATTTTGCTGAGCGCCGGGGGCTCTTCTTTCTACGACCTGGTGACGCGGCATTTTTCCTCGCTGCGCTTGTCACGCGAGCACTTGGTGTTGACCCGCAGCGGCTGCTACCTGACGCACGACGCGCATCTCTACAAAGAGGCTTTCGCGCGGCTGCGGGATCGCAGTCCGGATGTCGGCAGCCTGGGCGATGGCTTGCGGCCGGCCCTGGAAGTCTGGGGCTATGTGCAGTCCAGGCCGGAGCCGGGAAAGGTCATTGTCAATCTCGGAAAGCGCGATATTTCGCCCGACCATATGCCCCCCGTGATGGGGTGGTTCAGGCCGGCCGCGAATGCGGAACTGGCAGCCGGCGCGGCGCCGTCATCGCTGGCGCATGGTCACGTGGCGACGGGCCTGGACGATCAGCACTGCCACATGAGCGTTCCCGTCGATTCGCCTTTGCGTGTGGGCGACATGGTGTGTTTTGGCATTTCGCACCCTTGCCTGACGTTCGACAAGTGGGAGGCCATTCTGATGGTGGACGAGCGGTATGACGTGGTGGGAGCCGTTCGCACGTACTTCTAA
- a CDS encoding LysR family transcriptional regulator gives MKTRFSPSLLTWLRCFEAVARCGSFTRAAQELHITQGAVSQQIKQLEGWLEVPVLQRLPREVLLTAEGERLHCVVSDAFRSMDTVIGEIRHERIAAPMEMICAPSFAMRWLMPRMGDFFRCHPDIPLRVQAEVQPLDDKHPPGKHIDAIICFTPEQTAPAKGVAMLDEWIFPVASPEFLAAHPEILTPHDLRPNFLLHDDSAWAGAPALIEWRTWLEHAGVDLPNLHLGQRFNLSQLAVGSAMTGQGIAMGRAAIVFEDVLAGRLIDVFGIFAPSPASYFFATAHQPSEQIAALQGWMLAEADEFRHQRDQHFAQHAALGRQGPSMRLQMLNDRT, from the coding sequence ATGAAGACACGTTTCTCACCCTCTCTATTGACTTGGTTGCGCTGCTTCGAGGCCGTTGCGCGTTGCGGCAGTTTTACGCGCGCGGCGCAGGAACTTCACATCACCCAAGGCGCCGTCAGCCAGCAAATCAAGCAACTTGAAGGTTGGCTTGAGGTGCCCGTGCTCCAGCGATTACCCAGGGAGGTCCTGCTCACCGCGGAAGGCGAGCGATTGCATTGCGTGGTCAGCGATGCCTTTCGCAGCATGGATACGGTCATCGGTGAAATCCGTCACGAGCGCATTGCCGCCCCCATGGAGATGATTTGCGCGCCGTCGTTTGCCATGCGCTGGCTGATGCCACGCATGGGAGACTTTTTTCGATGCCATCCGGATATACCGCTACGCGTGCAGGCCGAAGTGCAGCCCCTGGACGACAAGCATCCGCCTGGCAAGCACATCGACGCCATTATTTGCTTCACGCCCGAACAGACGGCGCCCGCCAAGGGCGTGGCCATGCTGGACGAATGGATTTTTCCTGTCGCCAGTCCGGAATTCCTGGCCGCGCACCCCGAAATCCTGACGCCCCACGACCTGCGGCCGAATTTCCTGCTGCATGACGACTCGGCATGGGCGGGTGCGCCTGCCCTCATCGAATGGCGCACCTGGCTGGAACATGCAGGCGTGGACCTGCCCAACTTGCACCTGGGCCAGCGCTTTAACCTGTCGCAATTGGCAGTAGGCTCGGCCATGACGGGGCAAGGCATCGCGATGGGACGCGCGGCGATCGTTTTCGAAGATGTGCTGGCGGGCCGCCTGATCGACGTGTTCGGCATCTTCGCGCCCTCACCCGCCTCGTACTTCTTCGCGACGGCGCACCAGCCGTCCGAACAGATCGCCGCATTGCAGGGTTGGATGCTTGCCGAAGCCGATGAATTCCGCCATCA
- a CDS encoding ABC transporter substrate-binding protein, with protein MARKHSMALQAARVALTSAAVFGAAVYAPVQAQTVTAVMHAGLRSLDPVITTGYIVRNHGYMVYDTLFSLDADNKIQPQMLASWKASDDGKTYTFVLREGLKWHDGKPVTAADCVASIKRWASQDKMGQMMASMMSGIETVDDKTFVMRFSEATDLAVRALAKPSAIPAFMMPERVANTPPSQAIKETIGSGPFRFVNEEYKPGVQVVYAKNTDYVPRNEPASGLAGGKVVKVDKVKWVTMPDQMTAVNALINKEIDFLEKAPFDLLPMLEGNKDINLHVLTSQGAQSEIRFNFEQPPFNNKLIRQAAVLAVDQKEVLQAQIGNPKYFQTCPAVFGCGGPYESSIGAEKLVKGDPVKAAALLKEANYDGTPVVILMPSDNPGSAPILQVVAQSLRKAGFKVDLQSMDWQTVLNRRASHEPAAKGGWNIFGTFTVIPDIRDPLAFMGVAANGKDAWFGWPDVPEIEKRRAQFARSNDPAVLKRLADEIQELVIDEGVIVPLGQFSNLSATGKQITGLVAAPVPVFWDLQKTGK; from the coding sequence ATGGCACGAAAGCACTCGATGGCATTGCAGGCGGCACGCGTGGCGCTGACCTCCGCCGCGGTATTTGGCGCAGCCGTATATGCGCCCGTTCAGGCGCAGACCGTGACCGCGGTGATGCATGCCGGTCTGCGTTCGCTGGACCCGGTCATTACCACCGGCTACATCGTCCGGAACCATGGCTACATGGTGTACGACACCCTGTTCTCGCTGGATGCGGACAACAAGATCCAGCCCCAGATGCTGGCGTCCTGGAAAGCCTCCGATGATGGCAAGACCTATACCTTCGTCTTGCGGGAAGGACTCAAGTGGCATGACGGCAAGCCGGTGACCGCGGCCGACTGCGTCGCATCGATCAAGCGTTGGGCGTCGCAGGACAAGATGGGCCAGATGATGGCGTCGATGATGTCCGGAATCGAGACGGTGGATGACAAGACTTTTGTCATGCGCTTTTCCGAGGCCACGGACCTGGCGGTGCGTGCCTTGGCCAAGCCCAGCGCCATCCCCGCCTTCATGATGCCCGAGCGCGTCGCCAATACGCCGCCCTCGCAGGCGATCAAGGAGACCATAGGCTCGGGCCCGTTCCGCTTCGTGAACGAGGAGTACAAGCCCGGGGTGCAGGTGGTCTACGCGAAGAATACGGACTATGTCCCGCGCAATGAACCCGCCAGCGGCCTGGCGGGGGGCAAGGTCGTCAAGGTGGACAAGGTCAAATGGGTGACCATGCCGGATCAGATGACGGCGGTGAATGCGCTGATCAACAAGGAAATCGATTTCCTGGAAAAAGCGCCCTTCGATCTGTTGCCGATGCTGGAAGGCAATAAGGACATCAATCTGCACGTCCTGACCTCGCAGGGCGCGCAATCCGAGATCCGCTTCAATTTCGAGCAGCCGCCTTTCAACAACAAGCTGATTCGACAAGCCGCGGTGTTGGCGGTCGATCAGAAAGAGGTGCTGCAGGCGCAGATCGGCAATCCCAAGTACTTCCAGACCTGCCCCGCCGTATTCGGCTGCGGCGGTCCCTATGAAAGCAGTATCGGCGCGGAGAAACTGGTGAAGGGCGACCCGGTAAAGGCCGCGGCTTTACTCAAGGAGGCCAACTACGATGGCACGCCCGTCGTGATATTGATGCCTTCGGACAATCCGGGCTCGGCGCCCATCCTGCAGGTGGTTGCGCAATCGTTGCGCAAGGCCGGTTTCAAGGTGGATCTGCAGTCCATGGATTGGCAGACGGTGCTCAATCGCCGCGCTTCTCACGAGCCGGCGGCCAAGGGCGGATGGAATATTTTCGGCACCTTCACGGTGATTCCGGATATCCGGGACCCGCTTGCCTTCATGGGCGTGGCTGCGAACGGCAAGGATGCCTGGTTCGGCTGGCCGGACGTGCCGGAGATCGAAAAGCGCCGGGCACAGTTTGCGCGCTCGAATGATCCGGCTGTGCTCAAGCGCCTGGCCGACGAGATCCAGGAACTGGTGATCGACGAGGGCGTCATCGTGCCCTTGGGTCAGTTTTCCAACCTGTCCGCCACGGGCAAGCAGATAACGGGGCTGGTGGCCGCGCCGGTTCCCGTGTTCTGGGACCTCCAGAAAACCGGTAAGTGA
- a CDS encoding ABC transporter permease — MSVTTSSLPAPGAPAAGAAPSSSILGQLKTTMSAWPAMLAIALLSLLLLGTAFAPWLGTLDPTLMDPAIRLKPMSAEHWLGTDAYGRDVYSRTLFGARVSLAVGLGAVVASLLAGLILGILAGYFKAADAIIMRFLDGVMAIPGILLAIALVSLSGASLFTVLVAISIPEIPRVARMVRSVILSVRNEPYVEAALSLGTRVPVLMLRHMLPNTYAPLIVQGTYIFAAAILTESVLSFLGAGIPPETPSWGNVMAEGRVYFQMLPGLILYPGLLLSLTVLSVNILGDALRDALDPRFSRRF, encoded by the coding sequence ATGTCTGTCACGACTTCATCCTTGCCGGCGCCCGGCGCGCCTGCCGCCGGGGCGGCTCCCTCGTCTTCGATCCTGGGTCAGCTGAAAACAACCATGTCGGCCTGGCCGGCCATGCTGGCTATCGCCTTATTGAGCCTGCTGTTGCTGGGTACGGCTTTCGCCCCGTGGCTGGGGACCTTGGATCCCACCTTGATGGATCCGGCCATACGCCTCAAGCCCATGTCCGCCGAGCACTGGCTGGGTACCGATGCGTATGGCCGCGATGTCTACTCGCGCACGCTTTTCGGCGCGCGCGTGTCCTTGGCCGTGGGGCTGGGCGCCGTGGTGGCCAGCTTGCTGGCCGGCCTGATCCTGGGGATCCTGGCCGGGTACTTCAAGGCTGCCGACGCCATCATCATGCGCTTTCTGGATGGGGTGATGGCCATACCCGGCATTCTGCTGGCGATTGCGCTGGTGTCCTTGTCCGGCGCCAGCCTGTTTACGGTGCTGGTGGCCATTTCCATCCCGGAGATTCCCCGGGTCGCGCGAATGGTGCGCAGCGTAATCCTGTCCGTCCGCAATGAACCCTATGTCGAAGCGGCGCTGTCGCTGGGAACCAGGGTGCCGGTGCTGATGCTGCGCCATATGCTGCCCAATACCTATGCGCCGCTGATCGTGCAAGGCACCTATATCTTCGCCGCGGCGATCCTGACGGAATCGGTGCTGAGCTTTCTGGGGGCGGGGATTCCGCCGGAAACGCCCTCCTGGGGCAATGTGATGGCCGAGGGACGCGTGTACTTCCAGATGCTGCCGGGCCTGATCCTGTATCCGGGGCTGTTGTTGTCCTTGACGGTGCTGAGCGTGAACATTCTTGGCGACGCCCTGCGCGATGCGCTCGATCCGCGATTCTCGCGCCGCTTCTGA
- a CDS encoding N-carbamoyl-D-amino-acid hydrolase yields MARHITIGAAQLGPIARGESREAVVKRLIALLRQASARGCELVVYPELALTTFFPRWLIERGPELDAWYEPEMPNAQTQPLFDEARALGIGFYIGYAELAVEDGKTHHYNTSILVGPDGEIIGKYRKIHLPGHVEPQPGRDSQHLEKRYFEPGNLGFPVWDAFGGVVGMCLCNDRRWPETYRVMALQGAELVVLGYNTPNDHTGDGAVDGLSNFHNHLAMQAGAYQNSTWVVGTAKCGREEGSLMIGQSAIIAPSGEIVAMATTLEDELVTARCDLDMSKVYRETFFDFARHREPQHYGLIVERKGVGPALNKKAA; encoded by the coding sequence ATGGCACGGCATATCACTATTGGCGCGGCGCAACTTGGCCCGATAGCCAGGGGAGAGAGCAGAGAAGCGGTGGTCAAGAGGCTGATCGCATTGCTTCGGCAAGCCAGTGCCCGCGGCTGCGAACTAGTGGTTTATCCCGAGTTGGCGCTGACCACATTCTTTCCGCGGTGGCTCATTGAAAGAGGGCCTGAGCTGGACGCCTGGTACGAGCCGGAGATGCCGAATGCACAGACGCAGCCCCTGTTCGACGAGGCGCGCGCCTTGGGAATCGGCTTCTATATCGGCTACGCGGAGCTGGCCGTCGAAGACGGCAAGACGCATCACTACAACACGTCCATTCTTGTCGGCCCGGACGGGGAAATCATCGGCAAGTACCGCAAGATCCATTTGCCAGGACATGTGGAGCCGCAACCAGGCCGCGACTCCCAGCATCTGGAGAAGCGTTACTTCGAACCGGGCAACCTGGGTTTTCCCGTATGGGATGCCTTTGGCGGCGTGGTAGGCATGTGCTTGTGCAACGACAGGCGCTGGCCCGAAACCTATCGGGTGATGGCGCTGCAAGGCGCCGAGCTCGTTGTGCTGGGCTACAACACGCCCAATGACCATACCGGCGACGGCGCGGTGGATGGCTTGTCGAATTTCCATAACCACCTGGCCATGCAGGCGGGCGCATATCAGAACAGCACCTGGGTCGTGGGCACCGCCAAGTGCGGCCGCGAAGAGGGGTCCCTGATGATAGGGCAGAGCGCCATCATCGCGCCTTCCGGTGAAATCGTGGCAATGGCGACAACGCTCGAAGACGAACTCGTGACGGCGCGCTGCGACCTGGACATGAGCAAGGTGTATCGCGAGACATTCTTTGACTTCGCCCGCCACCGTGAGCCGCAGCATTACGGCTTGATTGTCGAGCGCAAGGGCGTGGGTCCGGCCTTGAACAAGAAAGCGGCTTGA
- a CDS encoding OmpA family protein, whose translation MAGFRGASILLAATLLTAAQGSFAQEPPYKAEILDLQATVLDLKGLPGDTSGGVADLTARVDGLTARHDGLSVRQDKNAVTVSMLGDVLFDFDKASIRPGAEPALLDIARVIKSDAAGAVSVEGHTDSKGAASYNKDLSLRRAKAVAQWLEGHGVDKARLSVKGLGDTRPVQPNKLGNGADNPQGRAQNRRVEFVLPKR comes from the coding sequence ATGGCTGGCTTCCGGGGCGCTTCGATTCTCCTGGCGGCGACGCTGCTCACGGCCGCCCAAGGCTCCTTTGCCCAGGAGCCTCCCTACAAGGCTGAAATCCTGGATCTCCAGGCCACGGTCCTGGACCTGAAGGGACTCCCTGGCGACACCAGCGGCGGCGTCGCGGACCTGACCGCGCGGGTGGACGGACTGACGGCCAGGCACGATGGCCTGTCAGTGCGGCAGGACAAGAATGCCGTGACCGTGTCGATGCTGGGCGATGTGCTGTTCGATTTCGACAAGGCCAGCATCCGGCCGGGCGCCGAACCTGCGCTGCTTGATATCGCACGCGTCATCAAGTCGGATGCCGCGGGCGCCGTCTCCGTCGAGGGGCACACCGATTCCAAGGGCGCCGCGTCCTACAACAAGGACCTGTCCTTGCGGCGCGCCAAAGCCGTGGCGCAATGGTTGGAAGGCCATGGCGTGGATAAGGCGCGGCTGTCGGTCAAGGGCCTGGGCGATACCCGCCCGGTCCAGCCGAACAAGTTGGGCAACGGCGCGGACAACCCGCAAGGGCGGGCGCAGAACCGGCGCGTGGAGTTCGTGCTGCCCAAGCGTTGA
- a CDS encoding M81 family metallopeptidase encodes MRIIVGGFQHETNTFAPSKADWQAFKLGGGWPGMARGEEVFPAIQGANIPAAGFADAARGHQHTLIPTLWCAASPSAHVTRDAFERIVAILLEDIAAALPADGVYLDLHGAMVAEHYDDGEGEVLRRVRALIGPDMPLVASLDLHANVTGLMLGEADALIAYRTYPHVDMADTGARAFAFMQKRFDGMPRPSVAARRISYLLPTCWQSTMAMPAKGLYERLETLEAAPGVSSMSFCMGFPAADFPDCGALVWAYADTQSAADAAADALTADVEAAEAAFAGKLYSPEEAVLHAAELAAGSDKPVVIADAQDNPGAGGDSDTTAILRALVRYNLPGSALGLMVDPQAALLAHKAGEGATLRIALGGHSRIPGDAPFEADFVVERLSDGKFVATGPFYSGFRMELGPSACLRIGEVRVVVASHKAQMADQAMFRYVGIEPTAQNILVLKSTTHFRADFTPIAADILICAAPGPMPMNPVDLPWTNLRDSLRMHPGGPTFAQFRAGTRVLESA; translated from the coding sequence ATGCGCATTATTGTTGGCGGCTTTCAGCACGAAACGAATACGTTTGCACCGAGCAAGGCGGATTGGCAAGCCTTCAAGCTGGGCGGAGGCTGGCCTGGCATGGCGCGCGGCGAGGAGGTCTTCCCGGCTATCCAGGGAGCCAATATTCCCGCGGCAGGCTTTGCGGACGCCGCGCGCGGGCACCAACACACCTTGATACCCACCTTGTGGTGCGCCGCCAGCCCTTCGGCGCACGTAACGCGTGATGCGTTCGAGCGCATCGTGGCGATCTTGCTGGAGGACATTGCCGCGGCGCTGCCCGCCGACGGGGTGTATCTCGATCTTCACGGGGCAATGGTCGCCGAGCACTACGACGATGGCGAAGGCGAAGTGCTGCGCCGCGTGCGGGCACTGATCGGGCCGGATATGCCGCTGGTCGCCAGCCTGGACCTGCACGCCAACGTGACCGGCCTCATGCTGGGAGAGGCCGACGCACTGATCGCCTATCGCACGTATCCGCACGTTGATATGGCTGACACGGGCGCTCGCGCCTTTGCCTTCATGCAAAAGCGATTCGACGGCATGCCGCGTCCGAGCGTAGCCGCCCGCCGTATTTCCTATCTGTTGCCAACCTGCTGGCAAAGCACGATGGCCATGCCGGCCAAGGGTCTTTACGAGCGCCTGGAAACGCTGGAGGCGGCGCCAGGAGTGTCCAGCATGTCCTTTTGCATGGGCTTTCCCGCCGCGGACTTTCCGGACTGTGGCGCGCTGGTGTGGGCTTATGCCGATACGCAGTCGGCGGCGGATGCGGCGGCGGATGCATTGACGGCGGATGTCGAGGCGGCCGAAGCCGCGTTTGCGGGCAAGCTGTATTCACCGGAAGAAGCGGTGCTGCATGCGGCCGAGCTGGCGGCCGGCTCCGATAAGCCGGTCGTCATCGCCGACGCGCAAGATAATCCGGGCGCGGGCGGAGACTCCGACACCACGGCCATTCTGCGCGCGCTTGTGCGGTACAACCTGCCCGGCAGCGCGTTGGGGCTGATGGTGGATCCGCAGGCGGCCCTGCTGGCGCACAAGGCGGGCGAGGGGGCAACGCTGCGTATCGCCCTCGGCGGCCATTCACGGATTCCCGGCGATGCGCCTTTCGAGGCGGATTTCGTGGTGGAGCGCTTGTCCGATGGGAAGTTTGTCGCAACCGGCCCCTTTTATTCGGGCTTTCGCATGGAGCTGGGGCCCAGCGCCTGCTTGCGGATTGGCGAAGTGCGCGTGGTCGTGGCGTCCCACAAGGCGCAAATGGCGGATCAGGCCATGTTCCGCTACGTGGGAATCGAGCCCACCGCGCAGAACATCCTGGTGCTCAAGAGCACCACGCACTTCCGGGCGGACTTCACGCCGATCGCAGCCGACATCCTGATCTGCGCGGCCCCTGGACCGATGCCGATGAATCCCGTGGATTTGCCCTGGACCAATCTGCGCGACAGCTTGCGCATGCATCCTGGCGGCCCGACCTTTGCGCAGTTCAGGGCAGGCACGCGGGTGCTTGAATCGGCCTGA
- a CDS encoding ABC transporter permease, which produces MPGFLLKRLFSVIPVLVVVAIIVFAMLRLTPGDPAAIIAGDGATSAQIDQIRKNMGLDKSIPDQFAIWVSQLAQGDLGTSLISDAPVSSLIADRIGPSIALSLSTIVFTVLVAIPVGIVAAWRQGKLLDRAIMAGSVVGFSVPVFIIGYVLILVFSMQLGWFPVQGYQPMSEGGWAFAQRLILPTLALSTVYVALIARIVRSSVIEVMQEDFIRTARAKGLRESGVLLRHALGNAAVPIVTIIGVSIAMLIGGVVVTESVFNIPGLGRLVVDAVLARDYPVIQAMILLFSLVYVGINLVIDLSYTVLDPRIRY; this is translated from the coding sequence ATGCCTGGATTTCTTCTGAAGCGCCTGTTTTCCGTCATTCCGGTATTGGTGGTGGTTGCCATCATTGTTTTTGCCATGTTGCGCCTGACGCCGGGGGATCCCGCCGCAATCATCGCGGGCGACGGGGCCACCTCGGCTCAGATAGACCAGATACGCAAGAACATGGGGCTGGACAAGTCCATCCCGGATCAGTTTGCGATTTGGGTGAGCCAGCTGGCGCAGGGAGATCTGGGCACCTCGCTGATTTCCGATGCGCCGGTGTCGAGTCTTATCGCCGATCGCATCGGGCCGTCCATCGCGCTGTCCCTGTCGACCATAGTCTTTACGGTATTGGTCGCGATTCCCGTCGGCATCGTGGCGGCCTGGCGTCAGGGGAAATTGCTGGATCGCGCCATCATGGCGGGCTCGGTAGTTGGATTTTCCGTGCCGGTGTTCATCATTGGCTACGTGTTGATCCTGGTCTTCTCGATGCAGCTGGGCTGGTTTCCGGTGCAGGGCTATCAGCCCATGTCCGAGGGCGGGTGGGCGTTCGCCCAGCGATTGATCCTGCCAACCCTGGCCTTGAGCACGGTGTATGTCGCGCTGATCGCGCGCATCGTACGCAGCAGCGTGATTGAAGTCATGCAGGAAGATTTCATCCGCACGGCTCGAGCCAAGGGGCTGCGGGAAAGCGGCGTGTTGCTGCGCCATGCGCTGGGCAATGCCGCGGTTCCCATCGTCACCATCATCGGGGTCAGCATTGCGATGCTCATCGGTGGCGTGGTGGTGACGGAATCGGTATTCAACATTCCGGGCCTGGGGCGATTGGTCGTGGACGCGGTGTTGGCGCGGGACTATCCCGTCATACAAGCCATGATCCTGCTTTTCTCATTGGTCTATGTCGGAATCAATCTGGTGATCGATCTTTCGTACACCGTTCTTGATCCGCGCATTCGTTACTAA